Part of the Psychrobacter sp. JCM 18902 genome, TATCCAGAACATAAAGTGAAGATTGTACCTTATGAAGCGGCAGACGCACCTTCAGCGCAACAAGTCGTATTAATGGCAAAAGAAAATACTCAGTTGATTAATACGGTTAATGAGGGTATTGCTAAACTGAAAGAAAAAGGGACATTTAAAGAAATTGAAGAGCGCTGGTTAGGTGAGGCTGTACCTGCATCTGCTGATAAGAGCAATTCTGATACTAATACTACGCAATTGAACTAAGGAATTCTGAAGATGGCAACCACTCCCAATGTTGACAATAAGCGCTATCAAGGTCTGATCATTTCAATTGCACTATTTTTATCGCTCATCGGTGCTTTGTTAGCCTTTACGTTCTATACCTCAAACTTATTAGAAAGAAATACCGCTTTAATTGACCAAACCAACCAAGTCGCTAATAGCGCGCAGGCGGTAATTAAAGATTTATTTGACTTAGATAATAGCTATGGCGAAGATACGAACTCTCCGCATATTCAGCGCGTTTTGGAGCGTTTGGAGGAAAATACGGCGTTGATTACCAGCTCTATTGCTGCTATTGAGCAAGGTGCAACGATCACTGACGTTGATGGCAAAACTTATGATCTGCCAAAGATTGACAGTAACGCACAAGTAAACATTACCGCGGCTAATGAGCAGTGGAAAGCGTTAGAGCCTAAGATTCAAGCATATCTCAAAGATGCTGATAATATTATGGTTTCCTCTGAAGATGATCTGACCCAAGCCGTTGAACAAGCCAAGACGTCAAGTCTATTGATTAACGATTCGTTAGACAATTTGACCAAAGATGTTTTCAATAGTGCCGAACGCCAAGCGACGACCATTCGTCTTATTCAGGTACTTGGTGTTGCCGCCATCTTTACCTACTTTCTAATCTTTGTATTCTTCTTTGTACGTCGTTTACGTGAAACCGATGCTGAAGCGTTCGCTGCTCGTCGCGAGACGCAAGAGATTATGGAAACGGTAAATACGGGTCTATTCTTACTTGATAAAGACTTGAATATTGGTCAGCAGCATTCTCGTGCACTGAATGATATTATCGGTGAGGACAGATTGTCAGGAGAGAACTTTACCAACGTTTTACGTGGGCGTATTTCTGATAAAGATCTGAAAACCACACAGCAATTTATTGAGCAGCTTTACAATCCACGCGTTAAAGAAAAATTGGTAGATTCTCTCAATCCACTGCACAAAGTCATGCTACACAACAACGCTGGTGATAAAGCACAGAATAATCGCTTCTTAGACTTCAAGTTCTCACGTGTTTATGACAACAAAGACATTGCCCGTATTTTGGTCAACGTCAACGATGTATCAGATGCCGTATATTTAGAGCAGCGTCTAGAAAAAGAGCGTTCGCAAAATGATATGCAGATTGAAATGCTCACCACTATTCTAAATGTAAATCCAAAGATTATTAATGAGTTTATTGATAATACGCAGATGCACATTGAGAAGATGAACAATATCTTGAAAAATCCTGGTAGCTCACAATACGAGCTTGAGGGCAAACTAAAAGCCATTTACCGCGAAATGCATAGCTTAAAAGGTGAAGCTTCTGCGCTAAAACTGCATAGCTTTACCAAGATTGCCTCAGATGCGGAAGACAAACTGCACGCATTGCAAAACCAAGGTCAATTATCTGGTAACGATTTCTTGCCATTGGCCGTACATTTGGATGACTTATTAAGCCTATCAAATACCATCGCGACCTTGGGCGAGCGTATTAACCGTTCAGCACCAGCGACTGCACCAACTGCAAATGGGTTAGATGACAATATTGCTCAAAACGGTATGTCAAAAACGGTGGTGACTGACAGTCAGACATCAAATCCTTCAACCAGTATCATAGATACTGATATCGGTCAGGATATTGACCTAGATAATGACGCGACTGATGATCATCTGTCTTTTTATAAAGCATTTGCAAAAGATATTGCCGCAAGACAAGGCAAGCAAGTAGAGCTAAAGAGTAATACGCTGATGCAAGCGGACATACCAGCACATCTAGTAAAGCCGATTAAAGAGATTAGCATTCAACTACTACGTAATGCCGTGGTGCATGGCATTGAAGCGCCAAGTGTTCGTCATTCGATTGGTAAGACTGCGGTTGGGACGATTGATTTAGAAATAAAAGACAACGGCTCAGATTTCATGCTGATGGTGCAAGATGATGGTCAAGGTATTGATTATGATAGCATTCGTGCCAAGTTAAGCAGTGATGGTCGTTTTAGTACAGAAGAAGCCAGTCAGCTCAGTCAAAGCGAGCTGCTCAAACAACTGTTTTCTTCGGGTTTCTCTACCAAAGAACACGCAGATGAAGATGGCGGACGCGGTGTCGGTCTCGATATCATTAAAGCAAAAGTAAAAGATTAT contains:
- a CDS encoding ATP-binding protein, with amino-acid sequence MATTPNVDNKRYQGLIISIALFLSLIGALLAFTFYTSNLLERNTALIDQTNQVANSAQAVIKDLFDLDNSYGEDTNSPHIQRVLERLEENTALITSSIAAIEQGATITDVDGKTYDLPKIDSNAQVNITAANEQWKALEPKIQAYLKDADNIMVSSEDDLTQAVEQAKTSSLLINDSLDNLTKDVFNSAERQATTIRLIQVLGVAAIFTYFLIFVFFFVRRLRETDAEAFAARRETQEIMETVNTGLFLLDKDLNIGQQHSRALNDIIGEDRLSGENFTNVLRGRISDKDLKTTQQFIEQLYNPRVKEKLVDSLNPLHKVMLHNNAGDKAQNNRFLDFKFSRVYDNKDIARILVNVNDVSDAVYLEQRLEKERSQNDMQIEMLTTILNVNPKIINEFIDNTQMHIEKMNNILKNPGSSQYELEGKLKAIYREMHSLKGEASALKLHSFTKIASDAEDKLHALQNQGQLSGNDFLPLAVHLDDLLSLSNTIATLGERINRSAPATAPTANGLDDNIAQNGMSKTVVTDSQTSNPSTSIIDTDIGQDIDLDNDATDDHLSFYKAFAKDIAARQGKQVELKSNTLMQADIPAHLVKPIKEISIQLLRNAVVHGIEAPSVRHSIGKTAVGTIDLEIKDNGSDFMLMVQDDGQGIDYDSIRAKLSSDGRFSTEEASQLSQSELLKQLFSSGFSTKEHADEDGGRGVGLDIIKAKVKDYDGKLNVNSEFGQMTRFVITLPKA